In Dromiciops gliroides isolate mDroGli1 chromosome 4, mDroGli1.pri, whole genome shotgun sequence, one DNA window encodes the following:
- the HMGCS2 gene encoding hydroxymethylglutaryl-CoA synthase, mitochondrial — translation MIRLFSAVKQTLCMKSVLQRPKKTLIPSSLLPTAHQRFFTASAVPLAKTDAWPKDVGILALEVYFPAQYVDQTELEKYDSVEAGKYTVGLGQTQMGFCSVQEDINSLCLTVVQRLMERTKLPWNDVGRLEVGTETIIDKSKAVKTVLMELFQDSGNTDIEGIDTTNACYGGTASLFNAANWVESSSWDGRYAMVVCGDIAVYASGNARSTGGAGAVAMLVGPNSPLVLERGLRGTHMENVYDFYKPDLASEYPVVDGKLSIQCYLRALDRCYAFYRKKIQNQWKQAGIERPFTLDDFQFMIFHTPFCKLVQKSVARLAFNDFLSAQSNVQNSRYKGLEAFRDLKLEDTYFNKDVEKAFQKASLDIFNQKTKASLNLSTLNGNMYTSSLYGCLASLLSQHTPQQLAGARIGAFSYGSGLAASLFSIQVSQDATPGSPLEKLVSSVSDLPKRLASRKCVSPEEFSEVMNQREKYSHEVNFSPPGDVNSLFPGTWYLERVDELHRRKYARRPL, via the exons ATGATCCGGCTATTCAGTGCTGTGAAGCAGACCTTGTGCATGAAATCAGTACTGCAGAGGCCCAAGAAGACCCTCATCCCGTCATCACTCCTTCCCACAGCCCACCAGAG ATTTTTCACAGCCTCTGCCGTTCCCCTGGCAAAAACGGATGCTTGGCCAAAAGATGTGGGCATCCTCGCCCTGGAGGTCTACTTTCCTGCCCAGTACGTGGACCAGACGGAGCTGGAGAAGTATGACAGTGTGGAAGCTGGCAAATACACGGTGGGCTTAGGCCAGACCCAAATGGGATTCTGCTCTGTTCAAGAGGACATCAACTCCCTGTGTTTGACAGTGGTGCAACGGCTGATGGAGCGTACCAAGCTCCCTTGGAACGATGTGGGGCGGCTGGAGGTGGGCACAGAGACTATCATTGATAAGTCCAAGGCCGTCAAAACAGTGCTCATGGAACTCTTCCAAGATTCAGGGAACACAGACATAGAGGGCATTGATACCACCAATGCCTGCTATGGAGGCACTGCCTCCCTCTTCAACGCTGCCAACTGGGTGGAATCTAGCTCCTGGGACG GTCGCTATGCTATGGTGGTATGTGGTGACATCGCCGTCTACGCCAGTGGGAATGCTCGATCTACTGGTGGGGCAGGGGCTGTAGCCATGCTAGTCGGGCCCAATTCTCCCCTGGTCCTAGAACGAG GACTTAGAGGAACCCATATGGAGAATGTGTACGACTTCTATAAACCTGACCTGGCCTCAGAGTACCCTGTGGTGGATGGGAAGCTCTCAATCCAGTGCTACCTTCGAGCCTTAGATCGATGCTATGCATTTTATCGAAAGAAAATCCAGAATCAGTGGAAACAAG CTGGCATTGAGCGGCCTTTCACCCTGGATGACTTCCAGTTCATGATTTTTCATACACCTTTCTGCAAGCTAGTCCAGAAGTCCGTGGCACGTCTGGCATTCAACGATTTCCTGTCAGCCCAGAGCAATGTTCAGAATAGCCGCTACAAGGGTCTAGAGGCCTTCAG GGATTTGAAGCTGGAGGATACCTACTTCAACAAGgatgtagagaaagcttttcAAAAAGCCTCTCTGGATATATTCAACCAGAAAACCAAAGCCTCACTCAACCTGTCCACTCTAAATGGGAACATGTATACCTCTTCCCTCTATGGGTGTCtggcctccctcctctccca ACATACTCCCCAGCAACTGGCCGGGGCCAGGATCGGTGCCTTCTCTTACGGCTCTGGCTTGGCAGCAAGTTTATTTTCCATCCAAGTTTCCCAGGATGCTACTCCAG gttCCCCCCTGGAGAAATTAGTGTCTAGTGTATCAGACTTGCCCAAACGCCTGGCCTCCCGCAAGTGCGTGTCTCCTGAGGAATTTTCTGAAGTCATGAACCAGAGAGAGAAATATTCCCACGAAG TGAATTTCTCTCCCCCTGGTGATGTAAACAGCCTCTTCCCAGGCACGTGGTATCTGGAGCGAGTGGATGAGCTGCACCGCCGGAAGTATGCACGGCGTCCTCTCTAA